One Candidatus Delongbacteria bacterium DNA segment encodes these proteins:
- a CDS encoding patatin family protein, which yields MPAWPPESTTCGLVLEGGGLRGVYTSGVLRALHDLGLTFPAVIGTSMGACNGVNWVAGQQERNRIVNTRFVRDTRWFSWARLLRSGEAFGMDFIYGDVPLRLVPFDFAAFRANPAGWTTSATDVDTGAAVYVDKPGLSDAELMTVLRAATSLPWIGNPVEFRGRRLMDGGLVDSVPLARSEADGLSRNLVVLTQCAGYRKQPATTGWALRRRHPGCPGLWGALARRHEQYNASLELVEQRRAAGSAFVLRPGSTLGIGRVTRDPQRLLQLYDLGYHETLARAAELREWLVM from the coding sequence ATGCCCGCTTGGCCACCCGAGTCGACAACCTGCGGCCTGGTCCTGGAAGGGGGCGGCCTGCGCGGCGTCTACACCAGCGGCGTGCTGCGCGCCCTGCACGACCTGGGCCTGACCTTTCCTGCGGTGATTGGCACGTCCATGGGCGCCTGCAACGGGGTCAACTGGGTGGCCGGACAGCAGGAACGCAACCGCATCGTCAATACGCGCTTCGTGCGTGACACACGCTGGTTTAGTTGGGCGCGCCTGCTGCGCTCGGGCGAGGCCTTCGGGATGGACTTCATCTACGGGGACGTGCCGCTGCGTCTGGTGCCCTTCGATTTCGCCGCCTTCCGCGCCAACCCCGCCGGCTGGACCACCAGCGCCACGGACGTGGACACGGGCGCGGCCGTCTACGTGGACAAGCCCGGGCTGTCGGATGCGGAGTTGATGACCGTGTTGCGCGCGGCCACCAGCCTACCCTGGATCGGCAATCCGGTGGAGTTTCGCGGCCGGCGGTTGATGGACGGCGGTCTGGTGGACAGCGTCCCGCTGGCCCGCAGCGAGGCCGACGGACTGTCGCGCAATCTCGTAGTGCTCACCCAGTGCGCGGGCTACCGCAAGCAGCCCGCCACCACCGGCTGGGCCCTGCGTCGCCGGCATCCAGGCTGCCCCGGGCTGTGGGGCGCACTGGCCCGTCGTCACGAACAGTACAACGCGTCACTGGAGCTGGTAGAGCAGCGGCGGGCCGCCGGCAGCGCCTTCGTGCTGCGCCCCGGCTCCACGCTGGGCATCGGCCGTGTCACGCGGGATCCCCAGCGTCTGCTGCAGCTCTACGATTTGGGTTATCATGAAACGCTGGCCCGCGCCGCGGAACTGCGCGAGTGGCTGGTGATGTAA